In Paraburkholderia youngii, the genomic stretch CTGGCTTGTCCGACTTGACGGTCAGATGCAGCAGGTAGGCGGTTTCTTCGAGCGTGTCGGTGCCGTGCGTGACGACCACGCCGTCGACGTCGTCGCTCGCGAGCAGCGTGTTGATACGTTGCGCGAGCGTGGTCCACAGCGGCAGCGCCATGTCCTTACTATCGACGCTGGCGATCTGCTCCGGCGCGATCCGCGCAACCGTCGACAGCGCCGGCACCGCCGCGAGCAACTGATCGACGCCGACGACGCCCGCCTGATAGCCGGACGTGTTGGCGGCGTCCGCTGCCGCGCCGGCGATCGTGCCGCCGGTCGCGAGCACGGCGATGCATGGCAACGAGGAAGTGGAGCCCGGCGTGCTGGGAGGAGTCGGGAGAGAGGAAGTCGAGGTATTCATGGCGGCGATTGTAAGCGATGCGCCGCGCGCCGCCATGCGTGAAAGCGCGAGGCCTAAGCGGCCTCGCGCAACTGCGCCGCGATATCGGTCTCGCTCAGCTGCGGTGCGAACATCTCGATCAGCCGATACGCGTACGCACGCAGGAACGCGCCCTTGCGCAAGCCGACGCGCGTCGTGCTCGCCTCGAACAGATGCTGCGTATCGAGCGCGACGAGTTCGGTGTCGCGCTTCGGGTCGTAGGCCATCGCCGCGACCACGCCGATGCCCATGCCGAGCTCGACGTAGGTCTTGATCACGTCGGCGTCGATCGCGGTCAGCACGACGTCGGGCAATGCGCCTGCTTTCGCGAATGCCTGGTCGATATGCGAGCGGCCCGTGAAGTCCTGGTCGTACGTGACGATCGGGAATTCGGCGATCTCGTCGAGCGTCAGGTTTTCACGGCCGACCAGCGGATGATCCTTCGGCACCACCACCACGTGATGCCACGAATAGCACGGGAACGTGACGATGTCGGGAAAGCGGTCGAGCGCCTCGGTCGAGATGCCGATATCGGCCTCGCCGTTGATGATCATCTGCGCGATCTGCTGCGGGCTGCCCTGACGCAGCGCCAGATGCACTTTCGGGAACACCGCCGTGAACTGTCGAACCACCTTCGGCAGCGCGTAGCGGGCCTGCGTGTGGGTGGTCGCGACGACGAGGTGGCCGCTGTCCTGATCCGCGTACTGACGCGCGACGCGGCGCAGATTCTCCGCATCGAGCAGCATCCGCTCGATCAGCTGATGCACGGCCTTGCCCGGTTCGGTGAGGCCCGTCAGCCGCTTGCCGCGGCGAATGAAAATGTCGACGCCGAGTTCGTCCTCGAGATCCTTGATCTGCTTGGACACGCCCGACTGCGACGTGTACAGCACGTTCGCCACTTCGGTCAGATTCATGTTCTGCCGCACGGCCTCGCGCACGAAACGCAATTGCTGGAAATTCATCGATATGTCTCCGGTTCTGCCAGAGTTGAGTTATTAGAGCCGCCAAATGCCAAATGGAACCACTCAGTACGGCCGATACGTTTTTCTCCTGCTTCGAGCGCCGCACGGCGGCGCTGCCATCTCACTGCGCCGGAAACACCCGCAGCGCGCGCGGCACCGCGGTCACGCCGTCGCCGACCGCGAGTTGCAGATCACGCCACGTTTCGCGATCGAGTTCGGCTTCGAGCAGATTGCCCGCGCGACCGGCGAGCTCGACGCGCACCGAGCCGCCGAGCGTCACCACGCGCCGCACGTCGACGACGATGCCGTCGCGATGCCCGGCCGCCTGCGGATACAGCTGCAGGTCATGCGGCCGCACATAGGCGAACGCCGGACCGCTGAAACCCGCCGTGATCGCGACCGGCAGCGCGGCGCCATCGACGACGAAGCCTTGCGCATCGACGTTGCCGTGCAGACGGTTCGCCGCGCCGAGAAACTCGTAGACGAACGGCGTCTGCGGATGGTCGTACACGTCCTGCGGGCTGCCCACCTGCTCGACATGGCCGCGATTGAGCACGACGATGCGATCGGCCACTTCGAGCGCCTCTTCCTGATCGTGCGTGACGAAGATCGTCGAGATATGCAGATCGTCGTGCAGGCGGCGCAGCCAGCTGCGCAGTTCCTTGCGCACCTTCGCGTCGAGCGCGCCGAACGGCTCGTCGAGCAGCAGCACCTTCGGCTCGACGGCCAACGCGCGCGCAAGCGCGATGCGTTGCCGCTGACCACCGGACAGCTCCGACGGATAGCGTTGCGCGAGCCAATCGAGTTGCACGAGCTTCAGCAGTTCATGCACCTTCTCGCGAATCACCTTCTCCGACGGACGTTCCTTGCGCGGCTTCACACGCAGGCCGAACGCGACGTTCTCGAACACCGTCATATGACGGAACAGCGCGTAATGCTGGAACACGAAGCCCACCTCGCGCTCGCGCGCGCCGACCGCCGCGACGTCCTGACCTTGCAGCTCGACCTGGCCGCCGTCCGCGTATTCGAGGCCGGCGATCACGCGCAGCAGGGTCGTCTTGCCGCAACCCGACGGCCCGAGCAGCGCGACGAGTTCGCCCGGCGGAAAGTCGAGCGACACGTTGTCGAGCGCGACGAAATCGCCGAAGCGCTTTTGCAGGTTACGAACGGTGATACCCATTTACAGCTCTCCTTGCTTGAGCGGATGTCGCTGCGACGCAGGCGTGGCGTTGACGAAAAACGAATGAGAAGCGGACTGCGCGCTATTGGCCTGTGACGCATCGGCCGGCGCCGGTCCCGCATGCGCGGGCACCTCACGCGCCGCCGACAGTTCCGCCGACATATGACGCTCGGCCAGCAGCTTGAGCCCCAGTGTGACCAGTGCCAGCAGCGCGAGCAGCGAGGCCACGGCGAACGCGGCCGAGAAGTTGTACTCGTTGTAGAGGATTTCGACGTGCAGCGGCATCGTGTCGGTCTGCCCGCGAATATGGCCGGACACCACCGACACCGCACCGAACTCGCCCATCGCGCGCGCATTGCACAGAATCACGCCGTACAGCAGGCCCCACTTGACGTTCGGCAGCGTCACACGACGGAACGTCTGCCAGCCCGATGCGCCGAGCACGTGCGCGGCTTCTTCCTCGTCGTTGCCCTGCGCCTGCATCAGCGGAATCAGTTCGCGCGCGACGAACGGGAACGTGACGAAGATCGTCGCGAGCACGATGCCCGGCACCGCGAAGATGATCTGCACGTTGTGATCTTCGAGCCACGGGCCGAACCAGCCCTGCGCGCCGAACATCAGCACGTAGATCAGACCGGAGATCACCGGCGACACCGAAAACGGCAGATCGATCAGCGTGGTCAGCAGTGCCTTGCCGCGGAAGTCGAACTTCGCGATACACCACGACGCCGCGAGGCCGAACACGAGGTTCAGCGGCACAGCGATCGACGCGGTGAGCAACGTGAGCTTGATCGCCGACAGCGCATCCGGATCGGCGAGCGCTTCGAAATAAAAACGCAGCCCCTTATTCAGCGCCTGATAGAACACCGCGGCGAGCGGCACGACCAGAAACAGCGCGAGAAACAGCAGCGCGACGCCGATCAGCAGCCAGCGCACCACGGGCGGTTCGCTGACCGGATCGGGGCGACGCGCACCGCTCGCCGGGTTGGTCGGAAGACGGCTCATTGCACACCTCCACCGATTGCCGCGACGCTCGTGGCCACTGGCGCCGGCCCCGCATTGCCGCGGCTCGTGCGCCGCTGCAGCCACCACTGCAGCGTATTGATCAGCAGCAGCATCAGGAACGACACGACCAGCATCACGACCGCGAGCGCCGTCGCGCCCGCATAGTCGTATTGCTCGAGCTTCGTGATGATCAGGAGCGACGTGATCTCCGACTTCATCGGCACATTGCCGGCGATGAAGATCACCGAGCCGTATTCGCCGAGCGCGCGCGCGAAGGCGAGCGCGAAGCCGGTCAAGAGCGCCGGGAACACGGCCGGCAGCACGACGCGGCGAAACGTGAGCCAGCGCGACGCGCCGAGGCACGCGGCCGCCTCCTCCTGCTCGCGCTCGAACTCCTCGAGCACCGGCTGCACCGTGCGCACGACGAACGGCAGGCCGATGAACGTCAGCGCGACTAGCACACCGACCGGCGTGAACGCGATCTTGATGCCGAGCGGCGCGAGGAACTGGCCGATCCAGCCGTTACCCGCATACACGGCCGCGAGCGAAATGCCCGCGACCGAGGTGGGCAGCGCGAACGGCAGATCGACGACCGCATCGACGATGCGCTTGAACGGAAACGTGTAGCGCACCAGCACCCACGCGACGAGAAAGCCGAACACCGCGTTGATCAGCGCGCCGCCGAGCGCCGAGAAGAACGTCAGCCGATACGACGCGAGCACGCGCGGCGACGTGACCGCGCGCACGAACTGGTCCCAGTCGAGCGTCGCGGTTTTCAGAAAGGTCGCCGCCAATGGAATCAGCACCACGAGGCTCAAATAAGCCACCGTGATGCCGAGTGTCAGGCCAAAGCCGGGCAATGCGCTCGGCTTGCGGAAGGTCAACGTGGTCATGCTGGATACTCGTTCATGGTTGATGCTCGCGCGGTTGTTCGTGTTGCGGTGTTGCGGTGTTGCGGTACTACCGCCCTGCTGGCCAGCGGGTCCCGGTTAGCCGAAAGCGCGCCCATTGGGCGCGCCCTTGTTGCCTGTGCCCGTGCTTCAGGCGATGCTTGTTACTGCGGCTGATAAATCGAATCGAATACGCCGCCGTCCGCGAAATGGGTCTTCTGCGCGTTGGTCCAGCCGCCGAACGAATCGTCGATCGTGTACAGCTTCAGCTTCGGAAACTTCGCGGTCAGGTCGGCCGGCACCTTGTTCGAACGCGGACGATAGAAATTGCGCGCGGCGATCTCCTGCCCTTCCTCGCTATACAGAAAGTTCAGATACGCGTCGGCCAGCTTGCGCGTGCCGTGTTTGTCGACGACCTTGTCGACCACCGCGACCGGCGGCTCGGCCAGGATGCTCACCGTCGGCACCACGATCTCGAACTTGTCCGGACCGAACTCCTTCACCGACAGAAACGCCTCGTTTTCCCACGCGATCAGCACATCGCCGATACCGCGCTGCACGAAGCTGGTGGTCGCGCCGCGCGCGCCCGAATCGAGCACGCCGGCGTTCTTGTACAGCTTGCCGACGAACTCCTTGGCCTTCTGGTCGTTGCCGCCCGGCTGATGCTCGGCGTACGCCCACGCGGCCAGGTAGTTCCAGCGCGCGCCGCCGGAGGTCTTCGGATTCGGCGTCACGATCGACACGCCCGGCTTCACCAGATCGTCCCAATCCTTGATGTGCTTCGGGTTGCCCTTGCGCACCAGAAACACGATCGTCGACGTGTACGGCGAGGCGTTGTCCGGCAGACGCTTCTGCCAGTTCTTGTCGACGAGCCCCTTGTTCGCGATGGCGTCGATGTCATATGCGAGCGCGAGCGTCACGACGTCGGCCTGCAGACCGTCGAGCACCGAGCGAGCCTGCGCGCCCGAGCCGCCGTGCGACTGCTTGAAGGTGACGGCTTCGCCGGTCTTGGCCTTCCATTCTTTGCCGAATGCCTGATTGATGTCCTGATACAGCTCGCGCGTCGGATCGTAGGACACGTTCAGCAGCGTGGTGTCGGCGTGCGCGACGCCGCTTGCGCCCAACATGCCGAGCGTACCCACCGCGCCGACGGCAAGCGCCGTGATCAGTTTTCTGGTTCGAGCCGCGAGCCCCGTATGCCGATGGTTCATTTCAGTTTCTCTCCGCGTGATGGTCCGCTGATAAGCGTCTGGTGTTGTTTTGCGTCGCGGTCACGTGCACATGAGCGCTAACCGGAAGCCAGTCTATCGAAGGGCTTTCATCATTAAAAATAATGTTTCTTCATTTTTTAATGCCCAAAAGTGGTAACGGCAGACGCACCGGCTGTTCAGACGCCGAAATCGTCGCCATGTCGCCGATAAACGACGCCCCAGCGCGCCCCTTGCGTCGAACTTAAAGTAAAGCTTGAAATGCGCCGAATACTGTATAAAAATACAGTCACCTGTTCATACATACAGTGGCCATGACCAAACTCACCGCACGACAGCAGCAGGTTTTCGATCTGATCCGCCGCGCGATCGAACGCACCGGCTTTCCGCCCACTCGCGCGGAAATTGCCGCCGAACTCGGTTTCAGCTCGGCCAATTCCGCGGAAGAGCATCTGCGCGCGCTGGCGCGCAAGGGCGTGATCGAACTCGCGGCCGGCGCGTCGCGCGGCATCCGCCTGCTGTCCGGGCAGGAGGATGCGCCGCACCAGTTCACGCTGCCGCATGCGGGCCTGATGCAGTTGTCATTGCCGCTGATCGGCCGGGTCGCGGCGGGTAGCCCGATCCTCGCGCAGGAACATATCTCGCAGCACTACGCGTGCGACCCGGCGCTGTTCTCGAGCAAGCCCGATTACCTGCTGAAGGTGCGCGGCCTGTCGATGCGCGACGCCGGCATTCTCGACGGCGACCTGCTCGCGGTGCAAAAGCGCAGCGAAGCGAAAGACGGCCAGATCATCATTGCGCGGCTTGGCGACGACGTGACGGTCAAGCGTCTGAAGCGCCGGCCGAACGGCATCGAACTGATCGCCGAAAACCCCGACTACGACAACATCTTCGTGGAAACCGGCAGCGCGGATTTCGCGCTCGAAGGAATCGCGGTCGGGCTGATTCGCCCCAGCGAGTTCTGATCTTTGTTGCCGGAACGCTCGCGCCGGTTTGTCCGAACCAAGCCGCATTAACGCCCGCATTACGCCGCGCATTCAAGCCGCATCGTCTGGAGAGACTCATGGAACGCCTTGCCCGCCTGCTGCCTTTTCGCCAGTTCGGCCGTCTGCGCCATCTGCGCAAGCTCACGCCTTGCGCGCCGATCGACGCGCCCGCGGCGCGCACGCCGCCGCTGTTCGACGTGCCTGCCGAAGCTTCCGGTCTGCCGTCGTCGTTGCCGGCGTTTGCGCGCGTATCGCTGAATTCGGCGCTGAATATCGCGGAGCCCGCGCGCCGCGCTCCGGTGCGGGTCTATCATGGACCGTCGCGACTGATCATGGTCGGCACCGTCGACGCCGTATGCCGTATGATCGATCGTTGCATAGCCGACGAAGCCAACGTGCACGGCGCGGTGTTCGAAGCCTGAGCGAATTCTGAGCACGCATGCAATAAGCACTTCGGATGTTCAGAGATTCGCGTGGAATGGGATCGTTTCGACCTCGCCGTGGTCGACGTTAGATCATCACTGACGTGGAGTCCCATTCGATGACAATTCCGAAACGCACACAGGGCAGCGCCACCCGGCCGCTGCTGATCACGCTGATCGTGGTGATCGTGATTGCCGCGCTAGGCTTTATTTACGCGTCACCGTATCTCGCGGTGAACAATCTCAAACGCGCGGCAGACGCGCGTGACGTGCAAACCGTCAATCAGTACGTCGACTTCCCCGCGCTGCGCGATAGCCTGAAGCAGCAGGTGGGCGCCATGCTGACGCACCGGCTCGAAGCGGATGCCGGGAACAAGATGGCCACGATCGGCGCGGTGATCGGCGTGACACTGATCGGCCCGCTCGTCGATGCCTATGCGACACCCGACGGCGTCGCGGCACTGCTGAACGGCATGCCGCCGCGCGGCACACCGGGCGAGCAACCGTCAGCACCGCCAGCCGCGGGCGGAGAAGCGCCGGCCGCATCGGCCGCGGGCGACACCACCACGCACGCAAGCGCGCCGCCGCCCGGGCGCCAAAGCACGGCCGGCTATCGGAGTCTCAACGAGTTTGTGGTCACGTACCGGCGCGGCGAAGGCAACGCGAACTATTCGGCTATCTTCCGTCGCGAAGGGCTGGTCACGTGGAAGCTCGCGGCGATCAATCTGAACGAGTGAGGTTCAAGCCGTGAACTGAAGAGATGCGCGGGCTGGCCATTGGAGCCAGCCGCGTGTCAGGTTTGTTCGTATTACGCCGCGGCCGCCTGCTGCTGCTCCTGCGCGGACGAGCACGCCACCAGAATGCTGCACGACACGCGGTCGAGCAGCGGCGTGTTGCCCGCCCCCATCCACCACCTCGACAAACCGGTCCGGCAGCGATGTCCCACCACCACGAGGTCGACGTGCAACTCGTTGGCAAGATTGGCGATCTCGTCGATCGGATGACCGAATGCGAAATGCCCCTGCGCGTTCACGCCTCGCTCGGTCAGCCAGTTCACGCCCTCCTGCAGAATTTCGCGGGCCGTTTTTTCGAAGCTTCCGCAGGCCACATCGGTCAATAAGCCCGCGCTTTGCGCGATGCTGGAACGCATGTCTACTACCGACAGCAGATGCGTTTCCGCCTTCAGGTCCAACGCCAGATCGGCGCCGCAACGCAGGGCTTTGCGGCCTTCGCGCGAGCCGTCGTAGCACAACAGGATTTTCTGGTAGCTCGCCATCTGTCTTCTCCCATTCGCGCGGAAAGCGCGGTCTGAATCAATCATGGTGCGCCGCAATTCGGCTTGCAAGGGATGGA encodes the following:
- a CDS encoding CysB family HTH-type transcriptional regulator, whose product is MNFQQLRFVREAVRQNMNLTEVANVLYTSQSGVSKQIKDLEDELGVDIFIRRGKRLTGLTEPGKAVHQLIERMLLDAENLRRVARQYADQDSGHLVVATTHTQARYALPKVVRQFTAVFPKVHLALRQGSPQQIAQMIINGEADIGISTEALDRFPDIVTFPCYSWHHVVVVPKDHPLVGRENLTLDEIAEFPIVTYDQDFTGRSHIDQAFAKAGALPDVVLTAIDADVIKTYVELGMGIGVVAAMAYDPKRDTELVALDTQHLFEASTTRVGLRKGAFLRAYAYRLIEMFAPQLSETDIAAQLREAA
- a CDS encoding sulfate/molybdate ABC transporter ATP-binding protein, translated to MGITVRNLQKRFGDFVALDNVSLDFPPGELVALLGPSGCGKTTLLRVIAGLEYADGGQVELQGQDVAAVGAREREVGFVFQHYALFRHMTVFENVAFGLRVKPRKERPSEKVIREKVHELLKLVQLDWLAQRYPSELSGGQRQRIALARALAVEPKVLLLDEPFGALDAKVRKELRSWLRRLHDDLHISTIFVTHDQEEALEVADRIVVLNRGHVEQVGSPQDVYDHPQTPFVYEFLGAANRLHGNVDAQGFVVDGAALPVAITAGFSGPAFAYVRPHDLQLYPQAAGHRDGIVVDVRRVVTLGGSVRVELAGRAGNLLEAELDRETWRDLQLAVGDGVTAVPRALRVFPAQ
- the cysW gene encoding sulfate ABC transporter permease subunit CysW, producing the protein MSRLPTNPASGARRPDPVSEPPVVRWLLIGVALLFLALFLVVPLAAVFYQALNKGLRFYFEALADPDALSAIKLTLLTASIAVPLNLVFGLAASWCIAKFDFRGKALLTTLIDLPFSVSPVISGLIYVLMFGAQGWFGPWLEDHNVQIIFAVPGIVLATIFVTFPFVARELIPLMQAQGNDEEEAAHVLGASGWQTFRRVTLPNVKWGLLYGVILCNARAMGEFGAVSVVSGHIRGQTDTMPLHVEILYNEYNFSAAFAVASLLALLALVTLGLKLLAERHMSAELSAAREVPAHAGPAPADASQANSAQSASHSFFVNATPASQRHPLKQGEL
- the cysT gene encoding sulfate ABC transporter permease subunit CysT, whose product is MTTLTFRKPSALPGFGLTLGITVAYLSLVVLIPLAATFLKTATLDWDQFVRAVTSPRVLASYRLTFFSALGGALINAVFGFLVAWVLVRYTFPFKRIVDAVVDLPFALPTSVAGISLAAVYAGNGWIGQFLAPLGIKIAFTPVGVLVALTFIGLPFVVRTVQPVLEEFEREQEEAAACLGASRWLTFRRVVLPAVFPALLTGFALAFARALGEYGSVIFIAGNVPMKSEITSLLIITKLEQYDYAGATALAVVMLVVSFLMLLLINTLQWWLQRRTSRGNAGPAPVATSVAAIGGGVQ
- a CDS encoding sulfate ABC transporter substrate-binding protein, which encodes MNHRHTGLAARTRKLITALAVGAVGTLGMLGASGVAHADTTLLNVSYDPTRELYQDINQAFGKEWKAKTGEAVTFKQSHGGSGAQARSVLDGLQADVVTLALAYDIDAIANKGLVDKNWQKRLPDNASPYTSTIVFLVRKGNPKHIKDWDDLVKPGVSIVTPNPKTSGGARWNYLAAWAYAEHQPGGNDQKAKEFVGKLYKNAGVLDSGARGATTSFVQRGIGDVLIAWENEAFLSVKEFGPDKFEIVVPTVSILAEPPVAVVDKVVDKHGTRKLADAYLNFLYSEEGQEIAARNFYRPRSNKVPADLTAKFPKLKLYTIDDSFGGWTNAQKTHFADGGVFDSIYQPQ
- the lexA gene encoding transcriptional repressor LexA, coding for MTKLTARQQQVFDLIRRAIERTGFPPTRAEIAAELGFSSANSAEEHLRALARKGVIELAAGASRGIRLLSGQEDAPHQFTLPHAGLMQLSLPLIGRVAAGSPILAQEHISQHYACDPALFSSKPDYLLKVRGLSMRDAGILDGDLLAVQKRSEAKDGQIIIARLGDDVTVKRLKRRPNGIELIAENPDYDNIFVETGSADFALEGIAVGLIRPSEF
- a CDS encoding DUF2939 domain-containing protein, which codes for MTIPKRTQGSATRPLLITLIVVIVIAALGFIYASPYLAVNNLKRAADARDVQTVNQYVDFPALRDSLKQQVGAMLTHRLEADAGNKMATIGAVIGVTLIGPLVDAYATPDGVAALLNGMPPRGTPGEQPSAPPAAGGEAPAASAAGDTTTHASAPPPGRQSTAGYRSLNEFVVTYRRGEGNANYSAIFRREGLVTWKLAAINLNE
- a CDS encoding universal stress protein, translating into MASYQKILLCYDGSREGRKALRCGADLALDLKAETHLLSVVDMRSSIAQSAGLLTDVACGSFEKTAREILQEGVNWLTERGVNAQGHFAFGHPIDEIANLANELHVDLVVVGHRCRTGLSRWWMGAGNTPLLDRVSCSILVACSSAQEQQQAAAA